In Ilumatobacter fluminis, the following proteins share a genomic window:
- the trpB gene encoding tryptophan synthase subunit beta encodes MTDTTPFDTRFDDDSLMSEPDPTGRFGEFGGRFVPETLVPACQQLEAGFREAWSDPEFRDELDTILRDYAGRPSMLTECFRLSEELGVRIFMKREDLNHTGSHKINNVLGQALLAKRMGKQRLVAETGAGQHGVATATAAALMGLDCKVYMGAVDVERQALNVFRMRLLGAEVEAVHSGSKTLKDAVNEAMRDWVATVDGSHYCLGSVMGPHPYPWMVRQFHRVIGDEAREQCRAATGGDPDVVVACVGGGSNAIGIFTGFVDTDARLVGVEPAGGAAVRHGVPGVVHGMRSYLMQDEYGQVEEALSISAGLDYPGVGPEHSWLSSIGRAEYPNVTDDEVVEAFQLLSRTEGIIPALESAHAIAWLSREAHTIQGQTVVVNLSGRGDKDVAQMMDVLGDRGEA; translated from the coding sequence ATGACCGACACCACCCCCTTCGACACCCGATTCGACGATGACTCCCTCATGTCCGAACCCGACCCGACCGGTCGGTTCGGCGAGTTCGGCGGCCGGTTCGTCCCCGAGACCCTGGTGCCCGCCTGCCAGCAGCTCGAGGCCGGCTTCCGTGAGGCCTGGTCCGATCCCGAGTTCCGCGACGAGCTCGACACGATCCTGCGTGACTACGCCGGTCGGCCGTCGATGCTCACCGAGTGCTTCCGCCTGAGTGAGGAACTCGGCGTGCGCATCTTCATGAAGCGCGAAGACCTGAACCACACCGGTTCGCACAAGATCAACAACGTGCTCGGGCAGGCGCTCCTCGCCAAGCGGATGGGCAAGCAACGACTCGTCGCCGAGACCGGCGCCGGCCAGCACGGTGTCGCCACGGCGACCGCCGCCGCGTTGATGGGTCTCGACTGCAAGGTGTACATGGGCGCCGTCGACGTCGAACGACAGGCGCTGAACGTGTTCCGGATGCGGCTGCTCGGCGCCGAGGTCGAGGCCGTCCACTCCGGATCGAAGACGCTGAAGGACGCCGTCAACGAGGCGATGCGCGACTGGGTCGCGACGGTCGACGGGTCGCACTACTGCCTCGGTTCGGTCATGGGGCCGCACCCGTACCCGTGGATGGTGCGCCAGTTCCACCGGGTGATCGGCGACGAGGCACGCGAGCAGTGCCGTGCGGCCACCGGGGGCGATCCCGACGTGGTCGTCGCCTGCGTCGGCGGCGGTTCGAACGCGATCGGCATCTTCACCGGCTTCGTCGACACCGACGCCCGACTGGTCGGTGTGGAGCCCGCCGGGGGAGCGGCGGTTCGTCACGGCGTGCCGGGCGTCGTCCACGGCATGCGCAGCTACCTGATGCAGGACGAGTACGGCCAGGTCGAAGAGGCGCTGTCGATCTCGGCCGGCCTCGACTATCCGGGCGTCGGGCCCGAACACTCGTGGCTGTCGTCGATCGGGCGGGCCGAGTACCCCAACGTCACCGACGACGAGGTCGTCGAGGCGTTCCAGTTGCTGTCCCGCACCGAGGGCATCATCCCCGCGCTCGAGTCGGCCCACGCGATCGCGTGGCTGAGCCGTGAGGCGCACACGATCCAGGGCCAGACCGTCGTGGTCAACCTGTCGGGTCGTGGTGACAAGGACGTCGCACAGATGATGGACGTGCTCGGCGATCGGGGCGAGGCGTGA
- a CDS encoding phosphoribosylanthranilate isomerase — MFVKICGITNEDDALFAVAMGADAVGFIFAPSQRQVAPQVVYDITRRLPPEVLTVGVFKDEHPSRVVEIANKSGVKAVQLHGRETIEQTREIAHNVRYVIKAFGADSPHLAKADQYGTDLVMVDSPGGGTGKLFDWNVVSDVPDSVRLILAGGLDPDNVASAIQAVEPWGVDVASGVELSPGKKDPSKVRRFIANARAAAPTPYLGPDDLPYDWADE, encoded by the coding sequence ATGTTCGTCAAGATCTGTGGGATCACCAACGAGGACGACGCGCTCTTCGCCGTCGCCATGGGTGCCGACGCGGTCGGCTTCATCTTCGCCCCGTCACAGCGCCAGGTCGCGCCGCAGGTGGTGTACGACATCACCCGCCGGCTCCCGCCCGAGGTGCTGACGGTGGGCGTGTTCAAGGACGAGCATCCGTCGCGGGTCGTCGAGATCGCGAACAAGTCCGGCGTGAAGGCCGTACAGCTCCACGGACGCGAGACGATCGAGCAGACTCGGGAGATCGCACACAACGTTCGCTACGTCATCAAGGCGTTCGGGGCCGACTCGCCGCACCTGGCCAAGGCCGACCAGTACGGCACCGATCTGGTGATGGTCGACTCACCCGGCGGAGGCACCGGCAAGCTGTTCGACTGGAACGTCGTGAGTGACGTCCCCGACTCGGTGCGTCTGATCCTGGCCGGCGGACTCGACCCCGACAATGTCGCGTCGGCGATCCAGGCCGTCGAACCGTGGGGCGTCGACGTCGCCTCCGGCGTCGAGTTGTCACCCGGCAAGAAAGACCCGAGCAAGGTCAGGCGCTTCATCGCGAACGCACGTGCCGCCGCACCGACGCCGTATCTCGGCCCCGACGATCTGCCCTACGACTGGGCTGACGAATAA
- a CDS encoding FUSC family protein — translation MDETGGGRAAPTTRQRIERTVGVAVFGLLVVAPMIVAIATDRSDVVMPLQFGALAGAVGTLAGRRAAAITIAFGGVAVFAGGLVGTSVPAAVAVFGLLGVGVGWSAIDGLSKTVNVGAIAAGFAVSPTVDVGDAALDAVLLVGGALWAAATLSLLVRRGTIHVHVPAATLSRRSAIAYSVGLGLAAAVVNGLVVGYEVEHGAWANLTLFLVALPSRHDLYRKALERTTGTVVGGAAALLLARALPWPDLWSVLSLLAIVPMLKEMTNRYWVYSAYLTIMVVFSSSDSTASLVEANRDRVVLTAVTAGAVVGVAWIANTVWTRTHPDHEPPALS, via the coding sequence GTGGACGAGACAGGCGGAGGTCGGGCCGCGCCGACGACACGGCAACGGATCGAGCGGACGGTCGGCGTCGCCGTGTTCGGGTTGCTCGTCGTCGCCCCGATGATCGTGGCGATCGCCACCGACCGATCCGACGTCGTGATGCCGCTCCAGTTCGGCGCCCTCGCCGGTGCGGTCGGCACGCTCGCAGGACGACGTGCCGCTGCCATCACGATCGCCTTCGGCGGTGTGGCCGTGTTCGCCGGCGGCCTCGTCGGCACCTCGGTACCCGCCGCCGTGGCGGTCTTCGGCCTGCTCGGCGTCGGCGTCGGCTGGTCGGCGATCGACGGACTGTCCAAGACCGTCAACGTCGGCGCCATCGCGGCCGGCTTCGCCGTGTCGCCGACGGTCGACGTCGGCGACGCCGCACTCGACGCCGTGTTGCTGGTCGGCGGGGCGCTGTGGGCCGCCGCAACGCTCTCGCTCCTCGTCCGACGGGGCACGATCCACGTCCACGTACCGGCCGCGACGCTGTCGCGCCGATCGGCGATCGCGTACTCGGTCGGTCTCGGGCTCGCCGCAGCCGTCGTGAACGGGCTCGTCGTCGGGTACGAGGTCGAGCACGGCGCCTGGGCCAACCTCACCCTCTTCCTCGTCGCTCTTCCGTCACGCCACGACCTGTACCGAAAGGCGCTCGAACGGACGACCGGCACGGTCGTCGGTGGGGCGGCCGCCCTCCTCCTCGCCCGGGCACTACCGTGGCCCGACCTCTGGAGCGTGCTCTCGCTGCTCGCCATCGTGCCGATGCTCAAGGAGATGACGAACCGCTACTGGGTGTACTCGGCGTACCTCACGATCATGGTCGTGTTCAGCTCGTCCGATTCGACAGCGTCGCTCGTCGAGGCGAACCGCGACCGTGTCGTGCTCACCGCCGTCACCGCCGGGGCCGTCGTCGGGGTGGCGTGGATCGCGAACACGGTGTGGACGAGGACCCATCCGGATCACGAACCTCCGGCCCTGTCCTGA
- a CDS encoding amphi-Trp domain-containing protein has translation MELFEIEEEGRMSREEAAKRLHALADSLERHNEIEFVRDGIRTRVAVPDKVEVEVELEVGDESSIEIEISW, from the coding sequence ATGGAGCTGTTCGAGATCGAAGAAGAAGGTCGGATGTCGCGCGAGGAGGCGGCGAAGCGGTTGCACGCCCTCGCCGACTCGCTGGAGCGTCACAACGAGATCGAGTTCGTGCGCGACGGCATCCGCACGCGCGTCGCCGTCCCCGACAAGGTCGAGGTGGAGGTCGAACTCGAGGTCGGCGACGAGAGTTCGATCGAGATCGAGATCAGCTGGTGA
- a CDS encoding STAS/SEC14 domain-containing protein, translating to MLQLIENLPGNVVGIRAIGEVEDDDYEDVLVPAIEAARAEHEKIRLLYVLGEEFTGYEADAMLEDAKLGARTFTAYDKIAVVTDATWLQRTVKAFGWMMPGEVRTFHTDALDDATGWISS from the coding sequence ATGTTGCAGCTCATCGAGAACCTTCCCGGCAACGTGGTCGGGATCCGCGCCATCGGCGAAGTCGAGGACGACGACTACGAGGACGTGCTCGTCCCGGCGATCGAGGCGGCTCGGGCCGAGCACGAGAAGATCCGTCTGCTGTACGTGCTCGGTGAAGAGTTCACCGGCTACGAGGCCGACGCCATGCTCGAGGACGCGAAGCTCGGTGCACGCACGTTCACCGCGTACGACAAGATCGCCGTCGTCACCGACGCGACCTGGCTGCAGCGCACGGTGAAGGCGTTCGGCTGGATGATGCCGGGTGAGGTGCGCACCTTCCACACCGACGCCCTCGACGATGCGACCGGCTGGATCAGCAGCTGA
- the trpC gene encoding indole-3-glycerol phosphate synthase TrpC — MATYLDSILERHREVAAADTRSLDNLISEARDQPATRGFRAALAASPTLAVISEIKRRSPSKGDLNAGLDPAEMARIYERGGAACLSVLTDEEFFGGSVADLQAARSACSLPVIRKDFTVCAHDVADTRIMGADCLLLIAAALDPNELAELHALATDIGLDVLVEIHDEAELETAMAADATLVGVNQRDLVTFQVDHERAVRVGRVIPDTVVRVAESGVRGADDARALHAAGFDAVLVGETLVTSGDPAAAIADMIG, encoded by the coding sequence ATGGCGACGTACCTCGACTCGATCCTCGAACGACACCGTGAGGTGGCGGCGGCCGACACCCGGTCGCTCGACAACCTGATCAGCGAAGCCCGCGACCAGCCCGCCACGCGCGGCTTCCGCGCCGCGCTGGCAGCGTCGCCGACGCTGGCGGTCATCAGCGAGATCAAACGGCGGTCGCCGTCGAAGGGCGACCTCAACGCCGGGCTCGACCCGGCCGAGATGGCTCGTATCTATGAGCGTGGGGGAGCGGCGTGCCTGTCGGTCCTCACCGACGAGGAGTTCTTCGGCGGGTCGGTCGCCGACCTCCAGGCGGCCCGCTCAGCGTGCTCGCTGCCGGTCATCCGCAAGGACTTCACCGTCTGCGCACACGACGTCGCCGACACTCGCATCATGGGTGCCGACTGCCTGCTGCTGATCGCGGCGGCGCTCGACCCGAACGAACTGGCCGAGTTGCACGCGCTGGCGACCGACATCGGCCTCGACGTGCTCGTCGAGATCCACGACGAAGCCGAACTCGAGACGGCGATGGCGGCGGACGCCACCCTCGTCGGCGTCAACCAGCGCGACCTCGTCACGTTCCAGGTCGACCACGAACGAGCGGTTCGGGTCGGTCGGGTCATCCCCGACACCGTCGTCCGAGTCGCCGAGTCGGGGGTCCGCGGCGCGGACGATGCCCGTGCCCTGCACGCAGCGGGTTTCGACGCCGTCCTGGTCGGCGAGACGCTCGTCACCAGCGGCGATCCCGCTGCGGCGATCGCCGACATGATCGGCTGA
- a CDS encoding glycine--tRNA ligase yields MPATELDQIVNLCKRRGFVYPSAEIYGGFRSTYDYGPLGSLLLRNVKEAWVRAMVQQRDDVVLIDAAILGPPQVWEASGHLSNFTDPLVDCTNCKNRFREDKLDDPNTCPSCGAKNSFTEAREFNLMFKTQAGPVEGSGADAYLRPETAQGMFTNFGQVLQTTRKKPPFGIAQVGKSFRNEITPQNWIFRTREFEQMELEFFVPPAEGPQWYEYWCNERLDWYVRHGIPADMLRIRAHDDDELSHYSTGTSDVEFTFPWGWDELEGIAQRTDYDLKQHSEHSGERLDYFDQPNNERYVPYVIEPAAGATRTMAAFLLAAYDEEEVGDGDKSDVRTVLRLHPRLAPYKVAVLPLSKKDTLTPLAHEVRKLVGDRYMVDYDETQSIGKRYRRQDEIGTPLCITVDFDSLDDNAVTVRERDTMEQVRVPIAELMPLLTEKLGF; encoded by the coding sequence ATGCCGGCAACCGAGCTCGACCAGATCGTCAACCTCTGCAAGCGCCGCGGGTTCGTGTACCCGTCCGCCGAGATCTACGGCGGCTTCCGCTCGACCTACGACTACGGCCCGCTCGGTTCGCTCCTGCTCCGCAACGTCAAGGAGGCATGGGTCCGGGCGATGGTGCAGCAGCGCGACGACGTCGTGTTGATCGACGCCGCGATCCTCGGCCCGCCGCAGGTGTGGGAGGCCTCGGGGCACCTGTCGAACTTCACCGACCCGCTCGTCGATTGCACCAACTGCAAGAACCGGTTCCGCGAAGACAAGCTCGACGACCCGAACACGTGCCCGTCGTGTGGCGCCAAGAACTCCTTCACCGAGGCGCGCGAGTTCAACCTCATGTTCAAGACCCAGGCCGGCCCGGTCGAGGGGTCGGGCGCCGACGCCTACCTGCGCCCCGAGACGGCCCAGGGCATGTTCACCAACTTCGGACAGGTACTCCAGACGACCCGCAAGAAGCCGCCGTTCGGCATCGCCCAGGTCGGCAAGAGCTTCCGCAACGAGATCACCCCGCAGAACTGGATCTTCCGCACCCGCGAGTTCGAGCAGATGGAGCTCGAGTTCTTCGTGCCGCCGGCCGAGGGCCCGCAGTGGTACGAGTACTGGTGCAACGAGCGGCTCGACTGGTACGTCCGCCACGGCATCCCCGCCGACATGCTCCGCATCCGTGCCCACGACGACGACGAGCTGTCGCACTACTCGACCGGCACCTCCGACGTGGAGTTCACGTTCCCGTGGGGCTGGGACGAGCTCGAGGGCATCGCCCAGCGCACCGACTACGACCTCAAGCAGCACTCGGAGCACTCGGGCGAGCGGCTCGACTACTTCGACCAGCCGAACAACGAGCGCTACGTTCCGTACGTGATCGAGCCGGCGGCCGGAGCCACCCGCACGATGGCGGCCTTCCTGCTCGCCGCGTACGACGAGGAGGAGGTCGGCGACGGCGACAAGAGCGACGTCCGCACCGTGCTCCGGCTGCACCCGCGCCTCGCCCCGTACAAGGTGGCGGTACTGCCCCTCTCGAAGAAGGACACCCTGACGCCGCTGGCGCACGAGGTCCGCAAGCTCGTCGGCGATCGCTACATGGTCGACTACGACGAGACCCAGTCGATCGGCAAGCGGTACCGCCGCCAGGACGAGATCGGGACGCCGCTGTGCATCACGGTCGACTTCGACTCGCTCGACGACAACGCGGTCACCGTCCGCGAACGCGACACGATGGAGCAGGTGCGCGTGCCGATCGCCGAGCTCATGCCGCTGCTCACCGAGAAGCTCGGCTTCTGA
- a CDS encoding protein adenylyltransferase SelO, whose protein sequence is MSTAVSDIELTSTYRATLPELAVDWEAAEMPDPRLVAFNDTLAADLGLAALRDQVDVLAGQRLLPGSHPVAMAYAGHQFGSYNPQLGDGRALLLGEVTGPDGQRVDLHLKGSGRTPFARGGDGRAALGSMLREFLFAEAIHAPGIPTTRALAVVTTGDRVHRAGDDVGALLVRVAASHLRVGTFEYAARLPDRSVLQRLTDQAIERHHPGAADADVPAFGLLDAVVGVQAELIAQWMLVGFVHGVMNTDNTTISGETIDYGPCAFMNRFDPDTVFSSIDHGGRYRYAHQPSIAEWNLTRLAESLLPLVVAPDQGNVDDAVAEARSVLETFMPRFRTAWEAGMRRKLGLLDEHDGDAELFDELVAAMRDDRADLTLTFRMLADEARRSTQLVSAPLDHGEAVGAWVDGWTARLEREGRDADAVAAAMDAVNPIYVPRNHLVEEALSAAASGDMEPFGTMLDAVTDPFTARPGLERHARPAPDDFDRTYQTFCGT, encoded by the coding sequence ATGTCGACCGCAGTTTCCGACATCGAGCTCACCAGCACGTACCGGGCGACGCTGCCCGAACTCGCCGTCGATTGGGAGGCGGCCGAGATGCCCGATCCGCGTCTCGTTGCGTTCAACGACACTCTGGCCGCCGATCTCGGGCTGGCGGCCTTGCGCGACCAGGTCGACGTGCTCGCCGGCCAGCGGCTGCTGCCCGGCTCCCATCCCGTCGCCATGGCGTACGCCGGGCACCAGTTCGGCAGCTACAACCCGCAGCTCGGCGACGGCCGCGCGCTCCTGCTCGGCGAGGTGACCGGGCCCGACGGGCAGCGGGTCGATCTCCACCTGAAGGGTTCGGGTCGCACCCCGTTCGCACGTGGCGGCGACGGTCGAGCGGCGCTGGGCTCGATGCTGCGCGAGTTCCTCTTCGCCGAGGCGATCCACGCGCCCGGCATCCCGACCACTCGGGCGCTGGCCGTGGTGACGACCGGCGACCGGGTCCACCGCGCCGGCGACGACGTCGGGGCACTCCTGGTGCGCGTCGCTGCGAGCCACCTGCGGGTCGGCACGTTCGAGTATGCAGCGAGGCTTCCCGACCGGTCGGTCTTGCAGCGCCTCACCGACCAGGCGATCGAGCGGCATCACCCGGGCGCCGCCGATGCGGACGTCCCGGCGTTCGGCCTGCTCGATGCGGTCGTCGGGGTCCAAGCCGAGCTGATCGCCCAGTGGATGCTCGTCGGCTTCGTGCACGGCGTCATGAACACCGACAACACGACGATCTCCGGCGAGACGATCGACTACGGCCCGTGTGCGTTCATGAACCGGTTCGACCCCGACACCGTGTTCTCGTCGATCGACCACGGCGGCCGATATCGCTATGCGCATCAGCCGTCGATCGCCGAGTGGAACCTGACCCGACTCGCCGAATCGCTGCTCCCACTCGTGGTCGCCCCCGACCAGGGGAACGTGGACGACGCGGTCGCCGAGGCTCGCTCGGTCCTCGAGACGTTCATGCCTCGGTTCCGGACCGCCTGGGAAGCCGGGATGCGCCGCAAACTGGGCCTGCTCGACGAGCACGACGGCGACGCCGAGCTGTTCGACGAACTGGTCGCCGCGATGCGCGACGACCGGGCCGACCTGACCCTCACGTTCCGCATGCTCGCCGACGAGGCCCGGCGCAGCACGCAGTTGGTGTCGGCCCCGCTCGACCATGGCGAGGCGGTCGGTGCGTGGGTCGACGGCTGGACGGCGCGGCTCGAACGCGAGGGTCGCGATGCCGATGCGGTCGCCGCCGCGATGGACGCCGTCAACCCGATCTACGTGCCGCGCAACCACCTGGTCGAGGAGGCGCTCAGCGCCGCTGCCTCGGGCGACATGGAACCGTTCGGCACGATGCTCGACGCCGTGACCGACCCGTTCACCGCCCGCCCCGGCCTCGAACGCCACGCCCGCCCGGCGCCCGACGATTTCGACCGCACCTACCAGACCTTCTGCGGCACCTGA
- a CDS encoding pyridoxamine 5'-phosphate oxidase family protein gives MSSIADIAPAFIETAHRIVWATVASVDPQGRPRSRVLHPIWEFDGNRLVGWIGTAPTPVKVAHLEHTPFVSVNYWDAQQDIATAECNAELLTDDETCTRVWNLLKDGPEPVGYDPTMIPVWNEPTDETFVAMRLDPWRLRVFPGSMLLEGSGDILDWHA, from the coding sequence ATGAGTTCGATCGCCGACATCGCACCTGCGTTCATCGAGACCGCACACCGGATCGTCTGGGCGACGGTCGCCTCGGTCGACCCGCAGGGCCGACCGCGCTCTCGGGTACTGCACCCGATCTGGGAGTTCGACGGCAACCGCCTCGTCGGCTGGATCGGCACCGCTCCGACGCCGGTCAAGGTGGCCCACCTCGAACACACCCCGTTCGTGTCGGTGAACTACTGGGATGCTCAGCAGGACATCGCCACCGCCGAGTGCAACGCCGAACTCCTCACCGATGACGAGACCTGCACCCGGGTCTGGAACCTGCTGAAGGACGGCCCCGAGCCGGTCGGGTACGACCCGACCATGATCCCCGTCTGGAACGAGCCCACCGACGAGACGTTCGTCGCCATGCGGCTCGATCCGTGGCGGCTCCGGGTGTTCCCCGGTTCGATGCTGCTCGAGGGCTCGGGCGACATCCTCGACTGGCACGCCTGA